Genomic window (Spirosoma sp. KCTC 42546):
ATCATTTTCAATGTCCAGATAAATCAGGCCAAACGTACTTTTCCAGTCTGTTTCCGGGCAGTCGCCAAAGCTCAGGCACCCCCCTCTTAACTCCGAAGAGGCCTGGAACAGGGTATTACGATTAACTCGGGCTGACGCATCGGCACGGTTCGGAATAGCCCGATATAAAGTCTCACTGGCTTTCTCACTATTCTGCGCCCAGGCAAGCCCAAAAGCGTCCCGAAAGTGATTCTGGTAAACTATCCAGGCTCGCTGGCTTTGTTTGAGGGAGCTTTTCCAGCCTTTACCCGGTAAACCATCCTTCCAGATTTCAATGTTCGGAACCATCCGGCTCTGATCCACGGACGAAAAGCCGCGTCGGAAAATTTTCGTTCGATCCTGTTGCACATGCAGGTTACGCCCAGCTCCGCAGAATGTCAGGATTTTGGTAGCAGGCAATGTAAAATCATCCACAACGTCGAGGCTGTAAAAGCCTTTTCTGGTGCTGGGCGTGAACCGGGCACGTGGTGTAGCTGCCAGCGACGTTTGCGGAGGAACAGTTCCCTGCAGTTTTATGGCAACCGGTTCAGGCAAAGTCGTACGCGAAGACCAGTAGCCAGCACCCGCCAAACCAGCCGTTATGCCTAAAATGAGTAACTTCATAGTGGATTTCAAGGAAGTATTGATTTACGAGAAGAGCACCCTGTTGACTGACGCACGAAGGAAATCGTAATTCGAAAATCAATTAGTCAATATAGCGTTTCGTGATCGGCTGATAGGAGTCGATACGCCGGTCGCGGAAGTAGGGCCAGGTCGTTCTGTATTTTTCCGATAGGGCTAAGTCGATGGTTTGCACATGCACCAGTTCCTGATCGTGCGGAGCCAGGTACAATAAAGACCCAAACGGATTAGCGATAAACGAACCACCCCAGAATTTCTGGTCGGCCTCGCGCCCGACCCGGTTAACGGCAACAACATGAACCCCATTGGCGATGGCGTGACTCCGTTGAATGGTTTGCCAGGCGTTATACTGTTCTTCGTTTTGTTTTGGATCGGGTTCATTGGTATCCCAACCAATAGCAGTAGGGTAAACGAGCAATTCGGCACCCATCAGGGCGGTAATGCGGGCTGCTTCGGGATACCACTGATCCCAGCAGATCAGCACCCCAATCCGGGCAAACTTCGTATCGAAAACTTTATAACCGAGGTCGCCGGGGGTGAAGTAAAACTTTTCGTAGTAACCCGGATCATCAGGAATGTGCATCTTTCGATACTTACCCAGATAGGAGCCATCAGCATCCAGAACGGCCGTAGTATTATGATATAACCCCATCGCTCGTTTCTCGAATAAAGAAGCGACAATGACAACTCCCAACTCACCTGCCAACTTCCCCAGGCGGTCGGTCGTTGGGCCGGGTATAGCCTCAGCAAGACTGAAATTGTGATGATCTTCAACATCACAGAAATAAAGCGATGTGAATAATTCCTGCAAACAAACAATCTGAGCGCCTTGCTGGGCTGCTTCGCGAATGCCGCTGATCGCTTTCTGAATATTAGCCTCGACATCTGCCGAGCAACTCATTTGTACTAAACCGATATTGACGTTCTTAGACATAGGGCAAAAGTAGGACGTTCTCTATGAACAGACCCCATTTTCAACAAAAAGGTTATCGGGCGGGTTCAGCCGGAAAAGTTTTTGGGATTACAGTTTAAAGGTTGAAGTTTGTAGTTCAAACGCTAACTAAATGGCCACCCGTCGAACCTTCCTGCATACAACTGCCCTTACGGGCATTGCGACAACACTTTCGCCTAATTCACTTTGGGCAGCTACCAGGCCCGCTAAAGACCGACTTGGGGTAGCGCTTGTGGGACTGGGTTATTACAGTACCGATCTGCTGGCACCTGCCCTGCAAAAAACGAAGAACTGCTACCTGGCCGGTATCGTGACGGGTACGCCCGAAAAGGCCGAGAAATGGAAGAAACAGTATAATATCCCTGATAAGAATATCTATACCTATCAGAATTTCGACCAGATCGCTAGTAATCCCGACATCGATGTTGTTTACGTAGTGCTACCCCCATCCATGCACGAAGAATACGTAGTACGCGCGGCCAAAGCAGGTAAGCACGTCTGGTGCGAGAAACCGATGGCGGTTACAGCAAAGGAATGCCAGAATATGATCGACGCCTGCGCTAAAAATAAGGTGTCGCTGGCAATCGGGTATCGACTTCACCATGAGCCGAATACGCAGGAGTATGTGAAGGGATTACGCGACGGGAAAATTGGTAAAATTCTGATGGTCAGTTGTTCGGCAGGTTATTATGATGCCCGTACGACTCACTGGAAACAGAAAAAGGAAATGGGCGGTGGCGTCATGTACGACATGGGAGTGTATGTACTGCAAGGTGCCCGACTGGCAACAGGAGAGGAACCCATTGCCGTGACGGCCCAGCAGTATACCGCCCGTCCCGACGTCTATAAAAACGGCCTGGATGAAACCTCAATGGCCCAACTCATTTTCCCCAGCGGAGCGCGGGCGGCTGTACAAAGTAGCTACGGGATGAATATGAACTTTTTGAACGTTACCGGCTCAAAAGGCACATTGATGATGGAACCTTACTCGGCTTACAATGGCCAGAAGGGCATATGGAGCAATGGTGGGAAAATTGAACACCCATACGAAGTCCCCTGGCAGCAAACGAAACAAATGGATGACGATGCCGAAGCGATCATGAACAAAAAACCAATGTTGGTACCGGGCGAAGAAGGGCTTCGTGATATCAAAATCGTTGAGGCCATCTACCAGGCTGCCCGAACGGGGCGGGAAGTGAAAATTGGCTAATTTATTTTGTGGTCCGGTAAACTTATCCGGGCTACAGAACCAGGCTGTATTGTAGACTTTTAGACTACTTTTATTTTAGTTGTAGATTGGCAGTGTTTTAGTTGTATTATATAAAGTTGGGGAAGGGGTTTGGCAAGGCGTCGGCTTTTTGCTTATTTCGCCTGTCAACCCCAAATGCCCATGCAACCAGCCGACTTCTCCAGCCTACCCGCCCAACAGCAACTCGACACCCTTTACTTTACTGGCGACATTCTAGCTAACCGCTACGAGGGCGATACTATTTTCCTGCTTTATAATCTTCGTGATTTCTACGTCGAACTCTGTTACGATGCCTATAATAGTAAGCTTCATCAGGTTACCGCATTTCGGGATACGGGCAAATTAGAGCCCTATTTGCCCTATTTGTCAGTAGATTAACAGCCATCCAAAAATTTGACTGGGGTTAGCTCGGTTAATAAGCCCAAACCAGGCTTAAATCCGCAATTTCTGGCGGACCTGATTGAGCCATATGGCCCGGCCTTCGCAATTCCAGTGGGTATCGCTTTTCAGATAAGGTGATGCCGTAGCACGCTTGTAGAAGTCGTAGACGTTGATCGTTGGGACAACTAAGTTTGGATTATTCTGGATTCGCTCGATCAGGTGATTATAGTCCGTACGATTCGTTTCCAGAATAGTCGCTTTATTGGGAATGATAGAGAGGTAAACTTCATCGAAACCTAACTGCCGATACTGCTTCGCTACTGCATTCACGCTGTCGACCAGCACATTGACTTCCTGATCGGTCAGCCCGGAGAATGACGAGACAACTTGTAGGGTTGTATCCGTATCCAGATGGAGGAACACATTCTTTTTATCGTTCGATAGGCTCACCTTTGTATTGGTTCGATCAAACCAGTTGAGTGTTAGAGCAGCTTTAAGTTCTTTAAACCAAAAGGCCCAATCCTGACTAAATAAGGTCGACTCCAGCCGTTCTTCTACATCAGTACGATGGAAGTCATCACTAATACGTTTGCTCAGGGTTGGCTGATTAACTAAGGTGTGGCTGGTATCGTTTTCAACAACAAAATCAGTTACCGGATGGGAAAAGTGTTGTCGGAAATGCCGTTCTACCGATTCAATCAGTAGGATATTTCGCTTGGTTGTATCTAACTGGACCGCTTGCTTATTATCCCACCCAACCCGCTGAAAATGGCTAACATGAAAGTCTTCCTTGTTGAGTCGTTGCGGCTCGGTGAAACTGTCGCCAATGAGGTAAAGATGTGTTGATGCTGTGTCACTTGACAACTTAGCAGGTGGACAAGTCGGGTGGGCTTGTTTAAATTGAGGTAGAGCCGATAGCCGGTATAGATCACCATACCGATAGTCGTCGGCGATTACACCAATTTCATAAAGCCAGTGTGACACAGTACTGGAAAGACCCCCCCCCCATAGTATAAGGGCAAGCAATAAAACAGTATAACGAAGAAAACGCATTTGGTTAACTTTTGTGAAATGAGTGGAGTTGGTGGAGTTAGTGAAATGAGTGGAGCAGCTTGGTCATGACCATTTACTGACTCCACCTACTTAACTGACTTTACTCATTATACCACCTCATCTTAGTCGAATACTAAATAACAGAACGGCTTGCTGCGCGCCACTCAGAATATATAATTCATTGGTGCGCTCGTCGAATTGCAGAGCCACCGGAAAATCACTTGGAATAGGACGTTCTCCAATAATACGACCATTCAGGTCATACAAAGTCGTGAATCCACCCGACTTAACACTAATCAGATCGATACCGGCACCAAGCCGATGATACCGAACGTTGTTTCGCCCCGATTGCAACGCCCGAACATCGAATAACCGTTGTCCGCGCTGATCAAGAATGGTTATTTCAGTATCTGTCGTACGTAGCAGCAACCAATTCGTTTGATCTTCATCCGGGAAAAGCCGGAACGAGCCATTCCGAACTGGGCGATAGAGCTGCGTTCGTTTGGCAATCAGTCCGTTAGTATTTATCGTAAGTAGTTGACCTTCATCGGCAATCGTTTGAATCAACGATTGCCCCGCTGGTAGTAGTGCTGGTCCAACGAACTTAATTTCGGGCTCCTCTTCGTTTGTCCGTTCAATTCGAGCTGGGAAGTGGGGAAACTCGCTTCCATTTTCACGCCAGTAATTCAGTGTGCCATTGGCCTGCATACCCAGAATGTTCATACCAGCTGGCGTGGCTATAACCTGAAACGGTAGTTGGAGCACGCCCTTATTCGGAGCCGTCATGATACGTACAAAGGCCCGACGCTGACGGTCGAGAGCATAAATGTGTCCATCTTCATGAGCGGCTAAGGCAACCAGATTTCGTTGCTGACTACCTCGAGGGCGTGCCAGATACGATGGGTCGATACCATGTGGTAGCGGGATAGCCTGAAGCGCTACTTGTTTACTGATGCGTACGGGATCAGCCACATAGAGTGTCCGGTCAGTCATGAACAAATATTGCAAGCGGCCATTATTCAGGAAGTCGACACCTAAGGCGTTGCTACGAATCGGCCCATCGGTGTTATTCTGTACGAGTTTATCGCCTTCGGGCGTTACCAGCACAAATTGCCCCGCGTTATTCTGAGCATAAAACTGAGCCGAACTGTCGCTGAGATTTCCCGTCACAATGGGGGCTGCAATCAAGGGGGCGTTGAACTCCGTTTTCTTGTGCAACAGTAATTTATTGAGCACCGCCCGACTAGCCCGACGGGTTGTGCGTCCCAGAATTACGGTCGACTGAACGTTTTCGTTGCCGTAGCTGGCCTGGTAGGCCATATTTTCCAGATTAGACAATGCTGTGCTACCAGAAACTGGATCAACCTGATCGAGCAGGTTTTGCCAGGCCAGCGGCCAGGTTGTTGGGACAGTTGTCTGAGCCCGGTTCAGTCGAATAAAAGCTGTAAAATTGGCGGGGCGAAGGGTTGTCGTGAGCAATTCTGCCTGGCGTACGTCCGCTGTCCAGACCGCTCCCCGTTGTAACTGTTGCAGATAATCCTGCATGGTCTCTTCACTATTAGCCACAATCAATGAGGAGCCATGCTGCGTTATCCAGCTTTGCGAAAAACCGGAAAATAAGCTACTGAATAAGGAGGCAGGTAACTCGGGTACGTTCAACTGCAATAGTTTATGGCCCAGATAATCTTTAGGAGGAGTAGGTGTTCTGGCACCTGCCCGATAGGCTATCTGTTGGTAGGCGTTGGCAAGCTGCTTGCCATTTTGGGCTGTCAGAATCAGTATTTGCCGGAGTGAACCGGTTGGTGATTCCATGCGGCTCAATAAAAGATCGCTGCCCAGTGACTGGTAAAGTACCTTGGTATCTGGTTCAATTTGACTGAATCGATCCCGCAAAAAATCACTGGAAGCTGACCCGAGTAGTTTGCTCAACGAACGACCAAAACGGGGTGCATCGCTAATACTGATATGATAAAGAGTAGCAGTTGTTTGCGGAATTAGATTAGCATGCTGAATCCGTTGGGGTGTTTGATTGGCGAATAGCGCTGCTACATCGCGCCGACCGCCAATTTTGTCAACGGCATAGCCAATCAGGTGCGACCGGGAGGCCGATTGCCGGAATTGCAGGTTTAATTCTTCGGGTAAGAATAAACGCACTAGTGACCCCACATTACTAAACAACGACTGGAGTACTTCCGGTCGAACCGACACAACAGCCAGGTGATCGGCATCGACCCGAAAATCAGGCTCTGAGTGCGTCAGTTTGAGCGATTGGTGCATTCGCTTGGCAACGTTCTCGATCAGGATACCGGACACGCTACCCACCAAAAAACCATCTGTCAGGATAAATGAGCCTATTGGTTCATTCATCCGGGAAACAAAGTCCAGAATTTTTTCGCCTGAAAATGTGTGATTCAATACCCGGTACTGACGAGGATCAGGGTTTGTTACCCGGTTCAGAAAGGCCTGATCTTTGTCGGTTAGCGGAATATAAAAAATAAAATCAAGCGTAGTTTTTGAAACCGAATGGAGGGAGTAGCGAATCGTTCGGCCCGAAACAAACCGTAGTACCGTAGCCGAATCAGCGGTTGCATACAGAAATCGGTCGAGACGTTGGCGGGCTTCATCAAAGACCGGAATCTGCCGCAATGACATCTCGGTTCGCAATGACCGGGCTGAAATGGTATCCTGCAGACGGTCGCTGGCCAGTACCATCAACGCGCCCGGCGGAACAAGTGAGCCAACGGAGCGAGTCACTGGAAAGAATTGTCGGTATCCCCACCAGCAAGCCGCTAGCAGAAGCAGTACACCAACTCCAATCCAGAGATTTCGTTTCATAGATAGTTGATACGTGCAGTACGTGCAGTAGGTGGAATAAGGTAACTAAGTGCAGTAAATAAACGACACTCAATTAACGTACTCCACCTACTGCACGTACTCCACTAGTTTACTTTCCCCACATTGCGTTAGCTGTTTCGGGGAAAGGCATGGTTACTTCGGGTACATTGGCCGCTACTCGGTTTGCCCATTCAACACCCTGCATGAGCGAGTGGTCCTGATTACTGACCTCGTATTTCCAGGCACCAAAACGACCTCTTGAGTAGATGCCAAACGGCTCCAACTGAGGCAGAACGGCTTTCAGAATGCCATCCCGCTCTACCGAGGGGGTTGGATAACCGTAATCGAATGCCATGTGGAACGTTGAGATCACATCGTCGGCCGATTCAATCAGCTTATCTTCGATCAGGGCACGAATCGTGTCATCAATCAGCGTTTCCCGGTTAACAGGTTTGGCCGATGACTCGCTCGTTTCGGTCATTAACGACCAGTTCTGCGTGATATCTGGTACGTTGTTAGGGCTATAGTTCGAGAACACCGTTACGCGATAGTAGGGGCTGTTGTATTCTGGAAAATACATCCAGCACATGGTTTTCAGGCTCTCTTTTGGTTTGCCTTTCAGCCCGATTCCCACCACGTTGGTTGATGAATGCTTGAGCCCTTGCGCCGTCTGTACGGTTTCGGAGGAGAGGCCTTCCACCCGTTGCGTGAACAAATCGAGGGGCATGGTGCTCAACAAATTCTCGTACTGAATTTCTTCACCATCGGCCAGCACGATTTTTTTCTCTGACCCGATTACCTTTTCGACGGTAGCATTCAGCTTTACATACTCGCGGCCAACGAGGTCACCAACGGCTTCCCAGATACCACCTGTACCGCCCTGCTTCGGAAATTTAAAGGTGCTATTGGGCCCCCAGGAAAAATCGTCCTGATCGAAAATGATATTCTTGGTAACCCGCTGTAAATCCGTGACGGCCACTCGTTCTCCCACCCAAACAGCATTCATATCTTCGGGGGGATAGGCCCACACTTTGAAGTTGTATGGGAACATGAACGTTTCGGCTAGCCCTGGCCCGAACGTAGCCAGAATCCACTCCCGAAAGTTTGCGGGCTTCTGGTTGGTTGGGAATTTATAATTGTGGATAATGCCTTCCAGGCACTTCCACATCGTTTCAGGGGTCAGGTACTTTATATTGTTCTGAAACGGATAGGGTACAAAGCGATTTTCGATCCAGACCCACGATTCACGTTGGTGACTAAGCCATCCATCTTCGCCCAATGCTTTTAACATCAGGTCGTCGAAGTATTTATAGTGCGAAAATTGAACATGACCACCAACGTCCCAGGTGAATCCTTTTTCGTCCACAAAACTTTTAGACAGACCTCCAATGCGATTTTCTTTCTCTAAAACAATAAAGTCGGTAATACCTAACTCTTTCAGACGATAAGCGGCTCCCAGACCTGTTGGGCCAGAGCCAATAATTACATACTTATACTTCATAAGTTGGAATCAGATGTATGATATAGGATGTAAGATGTATAGTGTATAATAGATGATCCAACCTATATGTTTAATTAGTTGACATCATACACCATACACGCTATATCCTACACCAATCTACGCTGTTACAGGTTCTGGTTTCTTGAGGGCTTTGACTTTACTGCCTAATTCGAAGCGGAATTGAGCGAGTTCTTTGAAACTCTGAATACAAACCTTGAGGAGTTTCCACTTTAAAATAGACACGGTACCCGTTAAGCGTTCTTTGTGGGTTATTGGAATATCGAAGGTATTGAAGCCTGCTTTTTTCGACATTACGGCCAGGAAAATATTGGGAGCAAATGGGGTAGGATCAGGCAACTGAGCCAAAAGCTTTTTCAAAAATGTACCTCGAATTAGCCGGAAGGGAATATTGCTGTCCATGATATACGTTCCATAGATGAACGCAATGCTCCACCGAAGAATCCGGGTAATGATCAAGCGGGCCAGGGCATCGTACCGTTCTTCACGATAGCCCAGAATAAACGGAGATTCGTTACGCTTAGCCCATAATTTACCAAAGTCGTCAGTAATGAACTGGTCATCGCTATCGGTTTGGAAAACGTATTCTGAATCCAGTGCAACTGCCTGTCGATATCCATTGACAACCGCATTTCCATGACCACCATTAACCTGATGGACCACCATCAGTTTTGGGTAACGATCTTTAATTTGGTCCAGGATAGCACCCGTTTTATCGCGCGAGCCGTCATTAACGACGATCAGGCGGGTGTTTTCAGTTGGAAACTGACGGGTCAACAAATCGGTCCACTGTTTTACAACAGTTTCGATCACTTCTTCTTCATTGTAAGCCGGCATTACAATTGACAGCAGGAGGCTCATTCAGTGTACTTTAGGAGGTTGGCTAGGCGCCCAGCGCTCGCCAACAGGTTTGAAATAAGTTGGACCAACTACTAGTGCCAACGGGATTAGGTATTCTTATCAATACTGCAAATATAGGAAATTGTTAACGGCTAACGGTCTCGATGGCACATGACATTAGCAAGCGGTTAGCATTCCCGGATGCCCCTTGACTCTACGAATTAATACGAAAATTTATCTTTCAGTGCATTAATTGGTTTTTCAATGAGGTGCCAGGAGACCACAGCGATTAAGAGAGTCAGGAAGAAAAAAAACGAAAATTGAAAAAAATACGAGCTGTTCAAAAACGGAAGCTGGTTGGTAAGCCAGTTCCAGGATCGTACGGTAAAATGCGTCGGTTTGGTATGATATACATTGAAGACGAAGTTGTGATAGAGATATAAGCCGTAGCTGATACGACCCAAATATTGGCTGACAGGGTTTTCGAGTACCCATTGCATTAGTCCACCAAATCCCAGGATAGCCCGGCCAATCAGGAAAAAACCAAATAATGAAGCTGCCAACCGTTCCCATACATCAGACATGATATTATGGTAACCCCTGGGCGAATCAATTGAAATCCAGTTATTTAATACGCCTACTGCTATAAAACCTATTAAGCTTAACCAAACCCAGCTAGTTGGTGTGAAGAATCGAACGAACCGTTCTCGCTGATAGAGCCAGCCGTAGGCCATAAGCGCCCCTAACCCAAATGAATCTAAGCAAGTAGGCGTTGATACGTACCCAATAAACCAGGGTAGATGAGCGCGGTATAATACATAACGCAGACCAACGCTACCAACAATCATGCAGAGTGCGGTTACGGGCACGTACCGACGTGGGATAATAAATAATAATAAAGGCAGAAAAAGATAGACCTGCTCTTCGACAGCCAGCGACCAGAGGTGATCGACGGTGCCCATCCAGGTATGGTAAAACGCAATATAAATGTTTGTGGCGTACAGTGCCAGCCAGCCAAATTTTTGCCGAACCGGTGGTTCGTTGACTAGTGCCAGTATAAATAAAGTTAGGTAATAGACCGGGAAGATTCGGATGGTTCGGCGGATGTAAAATGTTTTCAGGTATTTCGACAGGCCGCCATTGGGTTGGTTGCTGAGTTTGTCTTTGCTGGAAAGCAGAATGCGGGTAATCAGGAAACCACTTAGTACAAAGAATATTGTAACGCCTAAGGCTCCTAACGCACCCACTGGTAATTCGATACGCTCCATTGTCCAGTGGTCAAATAACACTAGGGCAACCGCAATAAACCGAACCCCGTCTAATTGGATAAGGTGGGTCAGCGTTGGGCGTGTGGGTGTACTTATTGGGGTGTTTGTTTGCATAATTTACATCATTACTTACCAGTTCTTCGCTGCTGTCGTAACGGGTGGGCCTTCCGATTCGATCGTCTGATTCGTAGGGGAGAGATTCGCTTTCCCATCCGAAAAGGTCAGAATAAAAAGCTGATAACTACCTGCGTCCAGATCGGCAGAAGATATACTCGTTCGGAATCCTGTTGTAAACAAGTTCGCGGGACGGATGATTGCTTTTCGGATTGATTGTTGATTTTGCCGGACCGGAAATAAATAGGTTCGTTTTGACGACCGCGCCACTATATAGGCTCCCGCATCACCCAATCCCTGGGCAGGCGTAGTCGTGTTTTGTAGATCGTACCCGCCCGCTTGTTTAGCGATCTGAAGACTAACGAGTGGTGGTTGGGCAGGTTCATAAATCGTTGCCAGGGCCGAGTCGTAGAAGCCAGGTGATAAATCAATGTAGCGATTGGTTGTGGAGTCGATGCTGGGTGTGGGACTGTTGCCGGGATGGGTCCAGTTAAATTGACTAGTAAGCAAGTACTGTCGTAGCCAGATGGTGTCGCTCAGATAGGTCAGGTAAGAACTCCACATCAGGCTGATGCTGAATAATAGTCCTAAAGCCAGTATCCATTTTTTTGCTGATTGCTGAATCTCACCGACGATGTAAGTGTATACCAGAGCCATCAACAGCAATGAATAGAGCTTATAACGACTGGTAATGAGTGTATTAATCCCAAACCCTGCTCTTGTCCAGGCTACAATCACGCCTGTACCAACTAAAAAAGCTGCGGTACCCAGAAAGAAATAATCGAAAGGGGACAGGGTTCTACGACTTAGCCATTTACGCAGAATGTATAAACAGATAGCCAGAACGATGAGTAAGATCAGTCCACCAAACAACATACAGTTACCAATAACTGGACGTATGGGCAACGCTTCGGCAGCCGATCCAATAAAAGCTAACCAGCCCCCAATCAACTCAGTGATAGAACCTTTGGCAGGAGGGTTACCAGGCGGGCTTTTGTAATGCAGAAAATAGAGCGGAATCGAAATGAGCGTACTTAAACTCCAGAAAATTAATGGCTTACGCTTTTGCCGATCCTTAAGTACAAGCTGTAAAAGCAATAGCGCGAAGCCAATGGGCCAGACAAGCAATCCATTACCACTGGTTAAGGTAGCTGCCAGCGCAACTAGTAACGCAGGACCAATTTTTTGAGTAAAGGCGAGCAGATAAATGGCCCAAACGATCCAGAGGATTACCGTGAAGTTCTGTAGAGCGGCCATGCCCCAATACATATTCTCCCACTGAGATAGGTTTAGCAGCAGAAAGGCAACAGGAGGGAGGTAAACCAGGCAATCGGCCAGATTGGGAGAGGGCCTATACTTCAGCCCTCGTTGCGTAACTGAATGACCTATTGCCAGCCCGAAAATAGCAATCAACCCCAGGAGGCTCATGTTGCCAATCACCATTAAATGGCGGTAATTGAACTTGCCAAACAGATGGAAATCAAACCAGGTTATGATGCGGTCATAAACGATTCGGTGCTCATTATGCTGTCGGAAAAGCTCATAAAGCTTTCCCGAAACGGATGTTTCCTTATCCAGATTGAACAAAAATGCTCGTAGA
Coding sequences:
- a CDS encoding acyltransferase, yielding MQTNTPISTPTRPTLTHLIQLDGVRFIAVALVLFDHWTMERIELPVGALGALGVTIFFVLSGFLITRILLSSKDKLSNQPNGGLSKYLKTFYIRRTIRIFPVYYLTLFILALVNEPPVRQKFGWLALYATNIYIAFYHTWMGTVDHLWSLAVEEQVYLFLPLLLFIIPRRYVPVTALCMIVGSVGLRYVLYRAHLPWFIGYVSTPTCLDSFGLGALMAYGWLYQRERFVRFFTPTSWVWLSLIGFIAVGVLNNWISIDSPRGYHNIMSDVWERLAASLFGFFLIGRAILGFGGLMQWVLENPVSQYLGRISYGLYLYHNFVFNVYHTKPTHFTVRSWNWLTNQLPFLNSSYFFQFSFFFFLTLLIAVVSWHLIEKPINALKDKFSY
- a CDS encoding glycosyltransferase family 2 protein — its product is MSLLLSIVMPAYNEEEVIETVVKQWTDLLTRQFPTENTRLIVVNDGSRDKTGAILDQIKDRYPKLMVVHQVNGGHGNAVVNGYRQAVALDSEYVFQTDSDDQFITDDFGKLWAKRNESPFILGYREERYDALARLIITRILRWSIAFIYGTYIMDSNIPFRLIRGTFLKKLLAQLPDPTPFAPNIFLAVMSKKAGFNTFDIPITHKERLTGTVSILKWKLLKVCIQSFKELAQFRFELGSKVKALKKPEPVTA
- a CDS encoding NAD(P)/FAD-dependent oxidoreductase; amino-acid sequence: MKYKYVIIGSGPTGLGAAYRLKELGITDFIVLEKENRIGGLSKSFVDEKGFTWDVGGHVQFSHYKYFDDLMLKALGEDGWLSHQRESWVWIENRFVPYPFQNNIKYLTPETMWKCLEGIIHNYKFPTNQKPANFREWILATFGPGLAETFMFPYNFKVWAYPPEDMNAVWVGERVAVTDLQRVTKNIIFDQDDFSWGPNSTFKFPKQGGTGGIWEAVGDLVGREYVKLNATVEKVIGSEKKIVLADGEEIQYENLLSTMPLDLFTQRVEGLSSETVQTAQGLKHSSTNVVGIGLKGKPKESLKTMCWMYFPEYNSPYYRVTVFSNYSPNNVPDITQNWSLMTETSESSAKPVNRETLIDDTIRALIEDKLIESADDVISTFHMAFDYGYPTPSVERDGILKAVLPQLEPFGIYSRGRFGAWKYEVSNQDHSLMQGVEWANRVAANVPEVTMPFPETANAMWGK
- a CDS encoding Gfo/Idh/MocA family protein; translation: MATRRTFLHTTALTGIATTLSPNSLWAATRPAKDRLGVALVGLGYYSTDLLAPALQKTKNCYLAGIVTGTPEKAEKWKKQYNIPDKNIYTYQNFDQIASNPDIDVVYVVLPPSMHEEYVVRAAKAGKHVWCEKPMAVTAKECQNMIDACAKNKVSLAIGYRLHHEPNTQEYVKGLRDGKIGKILMVSCSAGYYDARTTHWKQKKEMGGGVMYDMGVYVLQGARLATGEEPIAVTAQQYTARPDVYKNGLDETSMAQLIFPSGARAAVQSSYGMNMNFLNVTGSKGTLMMEPYSAYNGQKGIWSNGGKIEHPYEVPWQQTKQMDDDAEAIMNKKPMLVPGEEGLRDIKIVEAIYQAARTGREVKIG
- a CDS encoding carbon-nitrogen hydrolase — its product is MSKNVNIGLVQMSCSADVEANIQKAISGIREAAQQGAQIVCLQELFTSLYFCDVEDHHNFSLAEAIPGPTTDRLGKLAGELGVVIVASLFEKRAMGLYHNTTAVLDADGSYLGKYRKMHIPDDPGYYEKFYFTPGDLGYKVFDTKFARIGVLICWDQWYPEAARITALMGAELLVYPTAIGWDTNEPDPKQNEEQYNAWQTIQRSHAIANGVHVVAVNRVGREADQKFWGGSFIANPFGSLLYLAPHDQELVHVQTIDLALSEKYRTTWPYFRDRRIDSYQPITKRYID